A genomic window from Silene latifolia isolate original U9 population chromosome Y, ASM4854445v1, whole genome shotgun sequence includes:
- the LOC141630256 gene encoding uncharacterized protein LOC141630256, with amino-acid sequence MKRVEREWMYERVDDRKMVKYEYVVGVNSFIEYVKTQDEFSHSQLIRCPCVKCKNMKYLSEFVVHEHLIRKGFTGNYYEWVCHGEPFSFPIPNNEPNTHASIGGSYRDMVIDGLGDTALDLLEEPPIGEEETPHPQLKSFFDMLEAAEMPLYKGSDMSVLQATSRLINIKCEDNLSHKCVDKVASLLEDALPRDNVMTRTFYNAKKLLKALQLPYQKIHCCEEGCMLFWNEDVSLEKCKKCGKDRYKPKPASGKSIPHKFLIYLPLGPRLQRLYATRNIAEAIRWHDQNPRVQGTFAHPSDSEAWKHLDKMFPLCQRASKC; translated from the coding sequence ATGAAGAGGGTGGAACGAGAATGGATGTATGAACGGGTGGATGATAGAAAAATGGTTAAGTATGAATATGTAGTTGGGGTGAATAGTTTTATAGAATATGTTAAAACCCAAGATGAATTTAGTCATTCACAACTCATTAGATGTCCATGTGTCAAGTGCAAAAATATGAAATACTTGAGTGAATTTGTGGTGCACGAACATCTTATTAGGAAGGGTTTCACGGGGAACTATTATGAATGGGTGTGTCATGGTGAGCCTTTTTCTTTTCCAATACCCAACAATGAACCAAACACCCACGCTTCCATTGGCGGATCATATCGAGACATGGTAATAGATGGTTTAGGAGACACGGCGTTAGACCTTTTGGAGGAACCTCCTATCGGTGAAGAAGAAACTCCACACCCTCAATTGAAGAGTTTTTTTGATATGTTAGAAGCGGCGGAGATGCCTTTGTATAAGGGGAGCGATATGTCAGTGTTACAAGCAACTTCAAGGCTTATTAACATAAAATGTGAGGATAACTTATCGCACAAATGTGTAGATAAGGTTGCCTCACTTCTTGAAGATGCTTTACCTCGGGATAATGTGATGACCCGCACATTCTATAACGCAAAAAAATTGCTTAAAGCTCTTCAACTTCCCTATCAAAAGATTCATTGTTGTGAAGAGGGTTGTATGCTCTTTTGGAATGAAGATGTGTCACTTGAAAAATGTAAGAAGTGTGGCAAAGATAGGTACAAGCCAAAACCTGCAAGTGGAAAGAGCATACCTCACAAATTCTTAATCTACCTCCCTCTAGGTCCAAGATTGCAACGACTTTATGCAACTAGGAATATTGCGGAGGCAATAAGATGGCATGATCAAAACCCTCGTGTGCAAGGTACATTCGCTCACCCAAGTGATAGTGAGGCTTGGAAGCATTTGGATAAAATGTTCCCACTTTGCCAAAGAGCCTCGAAATGTTAG